Proteins from a single region of Butyrivibrio fibrisolvens:
- a CDS encoding DUF3048 domain-containing protein: MKKRIASLFVTGLCAALIVGCNSNDAGTGSEPSQIGSSGTAVETTPSTASTTDAEPTEDVTPEVATAEIPEGMYLSELTGEPIDESLKDQRPIAVMVDNEKTALPHYGTAEADIVYELMNSTKNGRITRLMCIFKDWGSIEQLGSIRSTRPTNIVLAAEFNAVLCHDGGPYYNDSYFQQNLFADHFSGIFSRVNNGKSREFTEYIVSGDLDKAFGNSKISTTYNDNRFEDGEKFYFADYGTTVDLAAEGTEVTDVTEVVLPFSHNESTLKYNPDTEMYEYYEYGSAHLDAEDSEPLAFDNVILQNTSHSQLDENGYLVYNYLDNGDQCTGYYLTKGQCIPIYWIKGSQEALTYYFTDSSYSQELQINTGKTYVALVPRDTWGDVELK, encoded by the coding sequence ATGAAAAAAAGAATTGCTTCTTTATTTGTAACTGGCCTTTGCGCAGCTCTTATCGTTGGATGTAACTCTAATGATGCAGGAACTGGCTCAGAGCCATCCCAGATTGGTTCATCAGGAACAGCAGTTGAGACAACACCTTCTACAGCTTCTACAACAGATGCTGAGCCTACAGAAGATGTTACTCCTGAAGTTGCTACAGCTGAGATTCCTGAAGGAATGTACCTCAGCGAGCTCACAGGTGAGCCTATCGATGAGTCACTTAAGGATCAGCGTCCTATCGCAGTTATGGTTGATAACGAGAAGACAGCTCTTCCTCACTACGGAACAGCAGAAGCTGATATCGTTTACGAGCTCATGAACAGCACAAAGAACGGACGTATCACACGTCTTATGTGCATCTTCAAGGATTGGGGTTCAATCGAGCAGCTCGGAAGTATCAGAAGTACAAGACCTACAAACATCGTACTTGCTGCTGAGTTCAACGCAGTACTTTGCCACGATGGTGGTCCTTACTACAACGACAGCTATTTCCAGCAGAACCTTTTCGCAGATCACTTCTCAGGTATCTTCTCTCGTGTAAACAACGGTAAGTCACGTGAGTTCACAGAGTATATCGTATCTGGCGATCTTGATAAGGCTTTCGGAAATTCAAAGATCTCTACAACATACAACGACAACCGTTTCGAAGACGGCGAGAAGTTCTATTTCGCAGATTACGGTACAACAGTTGATCTTGCAGCAGAGGGAACAGAGGTTACAGATGTAACAGAAGTTGTTCTTCCTTTCTCTCACAACGAGTCAACTCTTAAGTATAATCCTGATACAGAGATGTATGAGTACTATGAATATGGTAGCGCTCACCTCGATGCAGAAGACAGCGAGCCTCTTGCATTCGATAACGTAATCCTTCAGAACACAAGCCACTCACAGCTTGATGAGAACGGATATCTTGTTTACAACTATCTTGACAATGGTGATCAGTGCACAGGTTACTACCTTACAAAGGGTCAGTGCATCCCGATCTACTGGATCAAGGGTTCACAGGAAGCTCTGACATACTACTTCACAGATTCTTCTTACTCACAGGAGCTTCAGATCAACACAGGTAAGACTTATGTAGCACTTGTTCCTCGTGATACATGGGGTGATGTTGAACTCAAATAA
- a CDS encoding SDR family oxidoreductase, with protein MIENKTVLLTGASSGIGEKIALMLCQEGYTVYGIGRDFEKTDKELLDNPLFKKIICDITDTQALTREVKTIRKETPINVLINNAACAWYGLHEEISPDKISKMVRTNLEAPMIITQLLLRDFKKSGGTIINISSVTAISSSNPHGAAYGAIKAGLLSFGNSIFEEARKYGVKVTTIMPDMTRTNLYRNADFEADDTTEAGLDPTEVAESVKYILDRPDGVTIPQLVIRPQLHRIKKK; from the coding sequence ATGATAGAAAACAAGACAGTACTTCTTACAGGCGCCTCATCCGGAATAGGAGAGAAGATCGCCCTCATGCTATGCCAAGAAGGCTACACTGTATACGGCATAGGACGAGACTTTGAAAAGACTGATAAGGAGCTTTTAGATAACCCCTTATTCAAAAAAATAATCTGTGACATAACTGACACTCAAGCTCTAACTCGCGAAGTTAAAACCATTAGAAAAGAAACACCTATCAATGTCCTTATCAACAACGCCGCCTGCGCCTGGTACGGCCTCCACGAAGAGATAAGCCCCGACAAGATAAGCAAGATGGTACGCACCAACTTAGAAGCCCCCATGATCATCACCCAGCTCCTTCTAAGAGACTTCAAGAAATCCGGAGGAACTATTATCAACATCTCCTCCGTCACCGCCATATCCTCCTCCAACCCCCACGGCGCAGCCTACGGAGCCATCAAAGCAGGCCTTCTTAGCTTTGGTAACAGCATCTTTGAAGAGGCTAGGAAATACGGCGTAAAAGTCACCACCATCATGCCTGACATGACCCGAACCAACCTCTACCGAAATGCCGACTTCGAAGCTGACGATACAACCGAAGCCGGCCTCGATCCAACCGAAGTAGCAGAGTCCGTTAAATACATCCTCGACAGACCCGACGGCGTAACAATCCCCCAACTAGTCATCCGCCCTCAGCTCCACCGCATAAAGAAAAAGTAG
- a CDS encoding spore photoproduct lyase family protein, with amino-acid sequence MKDNNTMPFENITQSAFKHIYVEKEILDTDRVKDILAHFLDSQIVVIDHYKDVFNRKRQDFMLQHASRNLILAAKKGRLVYDGAPVCQDFGNSHFYYTSCIMNCLYDCEYCYLKGMYPSGNLVIFVNIEDIFKEVEDLLAKFPVYLCVSYDTDLMAIENLTGFVAKWIEFTKSHENLTIEIRTKCGRKDLDIGIKARPLVQGKDPGIDTKAQSVNQKAESSNEYIAPCDRVIFAWTISPDPVIARFEHGSARLPQRLEAASHYLNNGWPVRLCFDPMIYTPSWRDIYGRMLEDVRSSVDMAKVRDFSVGSFRISESYLKKMRKAMPLSEVVQYPFVLEEGYYHYPNKLVEDMESFLIDEIKDTCPDAKIFRWIEE; translated from the coding sequence GTGAAAGATAATAATACGATGCCCTTTGAAAACATAACTCAAAGCGCATTCAAACACATATACGTAGAAAAAGAAATATTAGACACCGACAGGGTTAAGGATATACTCGCCCATTTTCTCGATTCGCAGATCGTAGTCATCGACCATTACAAGGACGTCTTTAACAGAAAAAGGCAGGACTTCATGCTCCAGCATGCATCAAGGAATCTTATCCTTGCTGCCAAGAAAGGCCGCCTTGTATATGATGGTGCACCCGTATGTCAGGACTTTGGCAACAGCCATTTTTACTACACCTCCTGCATCATGAACTGCCTCTACGACTGCGAATACTGCTACCTTAAGGGAATGTACCCTTCAGGTAATCTCGTCATATTTGTAAATATCGAGGACATCTTCAAAGAAGTAGAAGACCTCCTTGCCAAGTTCCCCGTCTACCTGTGCGTATCATACGACACAGACCTCATGGCAATCGAGAACCTTACTGGCTTTGTGGCTAAATGGATAGAGTTTACTAAAAGTCATGAAAACCTTACAATTGAAATACGTACTAAGTGTGGAAGAAAAGACCTTGATATTGGCATTAAGGCTCGGCCTTTGGTCCAAGGGAAAGACCCTGGTATTGACACGAAGGCTCAGTCTGTAAACCAGAAAGCTGAATCTTCTAACGAATATATAGCCCCATGCGACCGCGTCATATTTGCCTGGACTATCTCACCTGATCCTGTGATAGCAAGGTTTGAGCACGGCTCTGCAAGACTACCTCAAAGACTCGAAGCCGCCAGTCACTATCTCAATAACGGCTGGCCCGTAAGACTATGCTTCGATCCTATGATCTATACACCTTCATGGCGAGACATATATGGTCGAATGCTTGAGGATGTTAGAAGTTCGGTAGACATGGCTAAGGTCAGAGACTTCAGCGTTGGAAGCTTTAGAATCTCCGAATCATACCTTAAGAAGATGCGAAAAGCCATGCCCCTTTCAGAAGTAGTCCAGTACCCATTCGTTCTGGAAGAAGGATACTACCATTATCCTAATAAGCTCGTCGAGGATATGGAGTCTTTTCTTATAGATGAAATAAAAGATACATGTCCAGATGCCAAGATTTTCAGGTGGATAGAAGAGTAG
- a CDS encoding HU family DNA-binding protein: MNKAELVDAIAKQTGLSKKDSEKAVKALVDTVTKTLKKKGKVQLVGFGTFETAKRAARNGKNPQTGASIKIPAAIAPKFKAGKALKDAVNGKKK, from the coding sequence ATGAACAAAGCGGAACTCGTTGATGCAATCGCAAAACAGACAGGTCTTTCAAAGAAGGATTCCGAAAAGGCAGTTAAGGCATTGGTTGATACTGTAACTAAGACCCTTAAGAAGAAAGGCAAAGTACAGCTTGTTGGCTTTGGAACATTCGAAACAGCTAAGAGAGCAGCAAGAAATGGTAAGAACCCTCAGACAGGCGCTTCTATCAAGATTCCTGCAGCTATCGCTCCTAAGTTTAAAGCTGGTAAGGCTCTTAAGGATGCTGTTAACGGCAAGAAGAAATAA
- a CDS encoding AAA family ATPase: MLKRDIWDKLIDWKNRDHHPLVIRGLRQIGKTYIVREFGKEFFESCIYIDLRANKTVHSAFEGDFDVDKMVMSISAVETKARFIPHKTLIILDEIQDCPNARSSLKYWDIDGRYDVIATGSFLGVKGFREPYIRGIPVGYEEQISMYPLSFREFLKNTGIDEKVLDYVKECICNQETIEKTIHESMRTLYLQYLIVGGMPEAVNKFFATHDLNAVRSVQKSILKSIRDDFGRYKDSKGNDKVNEVLKLRAEACLDSMTSQLSKEYKKFQYSLVNVKGNSPEKADGLQYLIDVGLIYKSFNTKEISFPLEGVKIPTEFKAFYCDTGLLVSQLGDDVPAKILSGDISSYKGAIAENMVASAFATNGMKLYYFHAPSGSPELDFLYEDEGKAVIVECKATNNRATSMKYVISHPQKYGAHPAIKFSDTNIGQGEGFTTYPLYAIGFMESDTKSNIVAPVDVTHLKVPGDI, from the coding sequence ATGTTAAAAAGAGATATCTGGGATAAACTTATTGATTGGAAAAATCGAGATCATCACCCACTTGTAATAAGAGGGTTAAGACAGATTGGAAAAACATATATTGTTAGAGAATTCGGAAAGGAATTCTTCGAAAGTTGCATATATATTGATCTTAGAGCTAATAAAACTGTACATAGTGCTTTTGAGGGGGATTTCGATGTAGATAAGATGGTCATGTCAATTTCTGCAGTGGAAACAAAAGCCAGATTTATTCCGCATAAAACACTTATCATTCTTGATGAGATTCAAGACTGTCCTAATGCAAGAAGTTCTTTAAAGTATTGGGATATTGATGGGCGATACGATGTCATAGCTACCGGAAGCTTTTTGGGTGTTAAAGGCTTTCGTGAGCCATATATAAGAGGAATTCCTGTTGGTTATGAAGAACAAATATCTATGTATCCTCTTTCGTTTCGTGAATTTTTGAAAAACACTGGAATTGATGAGAAAGTATTGGATTATGTTAAGGAATGTATATGTAACCAAGAAACAATAGAAAAGACAATTCATGAAAGTATGAGAACTTTATATCTTCAGTATCTGATAGTTGGTGGTATGCCAGAGGCTGTGAATAAATTCTTTGCGACTCATGATCTTAATGCTGTCAGAAGTGTACAAAAATCTATCTTGAAATCAATAAGGGACGATTTTGGAAGATATAAGGATAGCAAGGGGAATGACAAAGTAAATGAAGTGCTTAAGCTCCGAGCAGAGGCCTGTCTTGATTCCATGACTTCACAGCTTTCAAAAGAATATAAGAAGTTCCAGTATAGCCTTGTAAATGTAAAAGGAAATTCACCTGAAAAAGCTGATGGACTTCAATATCTTATTGATGTTGGCCTGATTTATAAGTCTTTTAACACAAAGGAGATATCATTCCCATTAGAAGGGGTAAAAATTCCCACAGAATTTAAAGCCTTCTATTGCGATACAGGACTACTTGTATCGCAGCTTGGCGATGATGTCCCAGCCAAAATCCTTTCAGGAGATATTAGTTCCTATAAGGGTGCTATAGCTGAAAATATGGTTGCTTCTGCCTTTGCTACAAATGGTATGAAATTATACTATTTTCATGCTCCAAGCGGATCGCCAGAACTTGACTTTTTATATGAAGATGAAGGCAAAGCCGTAATAGTTGAATGCAAGGCTACCAACAATAGAGCAACAAGTATGAAGTATGTGATCAGTCACCCCCAAAAATATGGTGCACATCCGGCAATAAAGTTTTCTGATACTAATATAGGTCAAGGCGAAGGATTCACTACATATCCGCTTTACGCCATCGGGTTCATGGAATCTGATACAAAAAGTAATATTGTTGCACCGGTAGATGTCACACATCTCAAAGTGCCTGGTGATATTTGA
- a CDS encoding carboxylesterase family protein encodes MLFYIGIILIAALYFAVLELSKNILISFAIGIIAFATMIGLRIYLKKKSLLTVRNRILMWIAFLAVLYINYALTPPPYKNVPAVDNKNPDVTGVVSIAQGDLTGVYNEDHSVKVYAGIPYAKAPVGDLRFKEPQAPDSWEGVRACDEFGPIAMQSRSSVIMDSLSHILGWHDYQVKIGDEYLEAMSEDCLYLNVFAPEDAGDEPLPVIFYIHGGSLSTGHSSYTEYRGEDLAKRGVIFVNFAYRLGVFGYYTADDLKAESANGTTGNYGLLDQIAALQWVYDNIEAFGGDPERITIAGESAGASSVNALCVSPLTKGLFTYAIAESSGIVAYTPYHTLRTYDEAIEQGDIVRKEFNVSSSDELRNIPAEELLTTSSKQTSMTIDGYALTEMPYLTYQKGENHEQALLNGFNVKESDAFLLNTEATSENYVSLLEEDLGPYASEMAKVVPADSPQRDQHFIVDAMGDAKGALNICYSALWFSYSHYVWNNYLIAQNVPCYEYYFSKTNDVLSNYHAGELPYAYGNLWRHPGLYSEEDYELSEIMQQYWVNFAKTGNPNGDGLPEWKMRTADQDKLLQLDTEIKMIDDPNAELYKIIDMYQESTIS; translated from the coding sequence ATGTTATTTTATATCGGCATCATACTTATCGCAGCCCTATATTTCGCAGTCCTGGAGCTATCCAAGAACATCCTCATCAGCTTCGCCATCGGCATCATAGCTTTCGCTACAATGATAGGCCTACGAATCTATCTTAAGAAAAAGAGCCTGCTGACAGTGCGAAACCGCATCCTCATGTGGATAGCATTCCTTGCAGTTCTTTATATTAACTATGCGCTCACTCCCCCGCCCTACAAGAACGTACCGGCAGTGGATAACAAGAATCCTGACGTGACAGGCGTTGTCAGCATCGCACAAGGCGACCTTACCGGAGTATATAACGAAGATCACTCGGTAAAAGTATACGCAGGCATCCCGTACGCAAAAGCTCCCGTGGGCGATCTTAGATTCAAAGAGCCCCAGGCTCCTGACAGCTGGGAAGGCGTAAGAGCATGCGACGAGTTCGGACCAATAGCTATGCAGTCACGAAGCAGCGTCATCATGGACAGCCTTTCCCATATCCTTGGATGGCACGACTATCAGGTCAAGATCGGTGATGAATATCTCGAAGCCATGAGTGAAGACTGTCTCTATCTCAACGTCTTTGCCCCCGAAGATGCAGGCGACGAGCCGCTTCCAGTTATCTTCTACATCCACGGAGGAAGTCTTTCTACAGGCCACAGCTCCTATACAGAATACAGAGGCGAAGACCTTGCAAAAAGAGGCGTCATCTTCGTCAACTTCGCTTACCGTCTCGGCGTGTTCGGTTACTATACTGCCGACGACCTCAAGGCCGAGTCAGCTAACGGCACCACAGGTAACTACGGGCTTCTCGACCAGATCGCGGCTCTTCAGTGGGTATACGATAACATCGAAGCCTTCGGAGGCGACCCGGAGCGAATAACTATAGCAGGAGAATCCGCCGGTGCATCCAGCGTCAACGCATTATGCGTCTCTCCTCTCACGAAAGGTCTTTTCACATATGCCATCGCAGAGTCAAGCGGAATCGTAGCCTACACTCCTTACCACACCTTGAGAACCTACGACGAGGCCATAGAACAGGGCGATATTGTGAGAAAAGAATTTAATGTTTCATCATCAGATGAACTCAGAAACATCCCTGCGGAAGAGCTCCTTACAACAAGCTCCAAGCAGACATCCATGACAATAGACGGCTACGCCCTTACCGAGATGCCCTATCTCACTTATCAAAAAGGCGAAAACCACGAGCAGGCTCTTCTAAACGGATTTAATGTAAAAGAATCTGATGCCTTCCTTCTAAACACAGAGGCAACCAGCGAAAACTATGTATCACTCTTAGAAGAAGACCTTGGCCCATATGCATCTGAAATGGCAAAAGTAGTGCCAGCAGACTCTCCACAAAGAGATCAGCACTTCATAGTTGACGCCATGGGAGATGCCAAAGGCGCGCTTAACATATGCTATTCGGCTCTATGGTTTAGCTATTCTCACTACGTTTGGAATAACTACCTTATAGCTCAGAATGTACCATGTTACGAATACTATTTTTCTAAAACAAATGATGTACTTTCAAATTATCACGCAGGAGAACTCCCCTACGCCTACGGAAACCTCTGGAGGCACCCAGGACTTTATAGCGAAGAAGATTACGAACTCTCTGAAATAATGCAGCAGTACTGGGTTAACTTTGCTAAAACCGGCAATCCAAATGGGGACGGCCTTCCTGAATGGAAAATGAGAACAGCTGATCAGGACAAACTCCTGCAGCTGGATACAGAAATTAAGATGATCGATGATCCTAACGCAGAATTGTACAAGATCATCGATATGTATCAGGAATCAACGATTTCATGA
- a CDS encoding WG repeat-containing protein, whose product MTTKQKKNQKESRIVFGLFIVAAGVMAALLFRYGPNAGFSKENYVVSFWWDFLFDSPKDYAMNMSVGKTHRYLTTEDVELTNNSFCLDDGNLFLFDAQTGMYGFADKYGNWLTTARYDNCDFSHMDKGVIITEEYTRYPDYIDYGLLDLNYNELYKTSYRNIEIYDYYACIEEWSGNSEIYFYNNGVTLLTAKYTISIYDDFFIAEIISSEDKDYRPDGYYGVYDNNGEAIIEPVYGYISVKSGPERFIARDMDANYRLLDYEGNDVLGDYCKYISCYSVEGETEYPYVFKIEDKDGKNFFCDKDGNKVTDTYDYMKEVKDSDVLFIVGVDGKYGVIDYLGNIYIDFVYYDLSTLKEENDIK is encoded by the coding sequence ATGACAACAAAACAAAAGAAAAATCAGAAAGAAAGCCGGATTGTATTCGGTTTATTTATAGTGGCTGCGGGTGTGATGGCGGCGCTATTATTTCGTTATGGCCCGAATGCGGGCTTTTCTAAAGAGAATTATGTAGTCTCTTTCTGGTGGGACTTCCTTTTCGATTCACCTAAAGATTATGCGATGAATATGTCAGTAGGTAAAACACATAGGTATCTTACAACTGAGGATGTTGAGCTTACTAATAATTCATTTTGTCTGGATGATGGTAATTTGTTCCTTTTTGACGCTCAAACCGGTATGTATGGCTTTGCTGATAAATACGGTAACTGGCTGACAACTGCCAGATATGATAATTGTGATTTTAGCCATATGGATAAAGGGGTCATTATAACTGAAGAATATACAAGATATCCTGATTACATAGATTATGGCTTATTAGACCTTAATTATAATGAGCTTTATAAGACGAGTTACAGAAATATAGAAATATATGACTATTATGCCTGTATCGAGGAATGGAGTGGGAATAGTGAGATATATTTTTACAACAACGGTGTTACTTTATTGACAGCCAAGTACACTATAAGTATTTATGATGATTTTTTCATTGCAGAAATAATCTCTTCGGAAGATAAAGACTATCGCCCTGATGGTTATTACGGAGTATATGATAACAATGGGGAAGCAATTATCGAACCAGTGTATGGTTATATATCTGTTAAGAGCGGCCCTGAAAGATTTATTGCAAGAGATATGGATGCTAATTACAGGCTTTTAGACTATGAAGGTAATGATGTTCTGGGAGATTATTGCAAATATATAAGCTGCTACTCTGTAGAAGGGGAGACTGAGTATCCCTACGTTTTTAAAATTGAGGATAAAGATGGTAAAAACTTTTTCTGCGATAAGGATGGTAATAAGGTAACAGATACTTATGACTATATGAAAGAAGTCAAAGACAGCGATGTTCTCTTTATAGTTGGCGTAGATGGCAAATACGGAGTTATCGACTATTTGGGTAACATATACATCGACTTTGTATATTACGATCTGAGTACGTTAAAAGAGGAGAACGACATAAAGTAA
- a CDS encoding AAA family ATPase, with product MAFKVSVGESDFAALRREKAYYVDKTELVYELVHETNNKVTIFTRPRRFGKTLMMSMMENFFNIRKDSKALFQDLAIAEHESFCEEWMNQYPVLFVSFKDVEAENFDDAYKMLESRLADICKDLSDIGESNSVNPADKDIFERLMFGTAKKSEVKNSLKTLMRMLNAVYGKPVILLIDEYDVPLAKASEKDTPANNYYSDMLDVIKGIMSTALKDNELLKFAVITGCLRIAKESIFTGTNNFASYSVLDEDFSGYFGFSKKEVEDILKAADRLEKAELIGEWYDGYVFGNSYLYCPWDVINYLSALKKRKNAAPKNYWKNTSHNSILLTFVKRTDFKVKGKFEILMNGGTIIQTISDELTYDTLHSSEDNLWSVLLMTGYITKADTEEYDDTVKLKIPNKEISSIFEDTVVRLFKETVDRNEQKSMMEAFWRGDAIEAGKALSDLLWKTISYNDYHEDYYHAFLAGAFVGIGYEVESNKERGLGRPDILLKDDDNRRAIIIEAKKSDKESDMDKDCDEAIDQIITEKYAEGLYGYEQILCFGAAFFQKQVKIKLLNK from the coding sequence ATGGCTTTCAAAGTCAGTGTAGGAGAATCTGACTTTGCAGCTCTTCGCCGGGAAAAGGCATATTATGTAGATAAAACTGAGCTCGTGTATGAGCTTGTACATGAAACTAATAACAAAGTCACGATTTTTACAAGGCCGCGTCGTTTTGGTAAGACATTGATGATGAGCATGATGGAGAACTTCTTTAATATCCGTAAGGATAGTAAAGCCTTGTTCCAAGATCTTGCGATAGCTGAGCATGAGTCGTTCTGTGAAGAGTGGATGAATCAGTATCCGGTGTTGTTTGTGTCTTTTAAGGATGTTGAGGCTGAGAATTTTGATGATGCCTATAAAATGTTAGAATCTCGTCTGGCTGACATATGCAAGGATCTTTCGGATATAGGAGAAAGCAACTCTGTTAATCCTGCAGACAAGGACATATTTGAAAGATTGATGTTTGGTACGGCTAAAAAAAGCGAGGTTAAAAACTCCTTAAAAACCCTCATGCGTATGCTAAACGCAGTCTATGGCAAGCCCGTAATCCTTCTCATAGACGAATACGATGTTCCTCTGGCTAAGGCGAGCGAAAAGGATACTCCGGCTAATAACTACTATTCAGATATGCTCGATGTCATCAAAGGCATCATGAGCACAGCGCTTAAGGATAATGAGCTTTTAAAATTTGCAGTTATAACAGGTTGCCTCAGGATTGCCAAGGAAAGTATTTTTACTGGTACCAATAACTTTGCTTCATACTCTGTGCTTGATGAAGACTTTTCCGGATACTTTGGCTTTTCCAAAAAAGAGGTTGAAGATATCCTCAAAGCGGCTGACAGATTGGAGAAGGCCGAACTTATTGGTGAGTGGTACGACGGGTATGTTTTTGGTAATAGTTATCTATACTGTCCGTGGGATGTAATAAACTATCTTTCAGCTCTCAAGAAACGCAAGAATGCAGCTCCTAAGAACTATTGGAAGAATACAAGTCATAACTCTATTTTACTTACTTTTGTAAAAAGAACTGATTTCAAGGTAAAAGGAAAATTCGAAATCCTCATGAATGGTGGCACGATCATTCAGACGATTTCGGATGAACTGACCTATGACACGCTTCATTCCTCTGAGGACAATCTCTGGAGCGTTCTCTTGATGACAGGATATATAACGAAAGCAGATACTGAAGAATATGATGATACAGTGAAATTAAAAATTCCTAACAAAGAGATATCATCTATCTTTGAAGATACCGTTGTCAGACTTTTCAAAGAAACAGTCGACAGGAATGAACAAAAAAGCATGATGGAAGCTTTCTGGAGAGGAGATGCAATTGAAGCCGGAAAGGCTCTGTCAGATCTTCTGTGGAAGACGATAAGCTACAATGATTATCACGAAGATTACTATCATGCCTTTCTTGCAGGAGCCTTCGTTGGAATTGGCTACGAAGTTGAATCCAACAAGGAGAGAGGCCTCGGAAGGCCAGACATCTTGCTGAAAGATGATGATAACCGCAGAGCCATTATCATCGAGGCTAAAAAGTCAGACAAAGAATCTGATATGGATAAAGATTGTGATGAAGCCATAGACCAGATCATTACTGAGAAATATGCGGAAGGACTCTATGGTTACGAACAGATTCTCTGCTTTGGGGCAGCGTTTTTTCAAAAGCAGGTTAAGATTAAGCTGTTAAATAAGTAG
- a CDS encoding SCP2 sterol-binding domain-containing protein, which translates to MTLWRHYTKLYDSGGVHDCDLISGKLDPVAAFTVGKLKVDGDLGKALEFANLLK; encoded by the coding sequence ATTACGTTATGGAGGCACTATACTAAGCTATATGATAGTGGAGGTGTACATGATTGTGATCTTATTTCGGGGAAGCTTGATCCTGTGGCTGCTTTTACGGTTGGGAAACTGAAGGTTGACGGGGATCTGGGGAAGGCGCTGGAGTTTGCGAATCTGCTGAAATGA
- a CDS encoding DUF4298 domain-containing protein, which produces MNREIKRISEMEEIFDEVTAAQDSLERAIDNYKSLQDKVRRLEDYYSSDQWKEDFAMDERGEIPADIKRGVLSEDGIYDLLERNSEIMRMIETGED; this is translated from the coding sequence ATGAATAGGGAGATTAAGCGTATTTCAGAGATGGAAGAGATCTTCGATGAGGTCACCGCTGCGCAGGATTCATTGGAGAGGGCTATCGATAATTATAAGAGCTTGCAGGACAAGGTTCGAAGGCTTGAAGATTACTATTCCAGTGACCAGTGGAAAGAGGACTTTGCCATGGATGAGCGGGGCGAGATTCCTGCTGATATAAAGCGTGGGGTTCTTTCTGAGGATGGGATTTATGATCTTTTGGAGCGAAATAGTGAGATTATGAGGATGATTGAGACTGGCGAAGACTAG
- a CDS encoding Rpn family recombination-promoting nuclease/putative transposase, translating into MKDYEELKFQDDFMFCKILQENEDLCKELTELVIGRKIGSIVKTEKQKAIKVSEDGHGVRFDVYFEDDEKTVYDIEMQRSDTLELPLRSRYYQGMIDVDYLEKGKEYKELPDSYIIFLCTFDLFKMGYHKYSFEPMCREVENLLLDDGTNRTFICAGGDKDDVSEDMKSLIDYLAGKDADSNLTSRIDAKVKEAIEKSLWRKEYMTYKEQLDQEFNRGWEAGNEHGIEQGKEQGIETGRVIARFEDGMPIEEIAKKCGITVEAVKKILEEYKMI; encoded by the coding sequence ATGAAGGACTATGAAGAACTAAAGTTCCAAGATGACTTTATGTTCTGTAAGATTCTGCAGGAGAATGAAGACCTGTGCAAAGAACTTACTGAACTTGTCATTGGACGCAAAATTGGCAGCATCGTTAAGACAGAAAAGCAGAAGGCTATCAAGGTTTCGGAAGATGGCCACGGCGTAAGATTTGATGTGTATTTTGAGGATGATGAGAAGACTGTCTACGACATCGAAATGCAGAGGTCTGATACGTTGGAGCTTCCTCTTAGAAGCAGATACTATCAGGGAATGATAGATGTTGATTACCTGGAGAAAGGTAAGGAATACAAGGAACTTCCTGATAGTTATATCATTTTTCTTTGTACATTTGATCTTTTCAAAATGGGATATCACAAATATTCATTCGAGCCTATGTGCAGGGAAGTAGAGAATCTTTTACTTGATGATGGTACAAACAGAACCTTTATCTGTGCCGGTGGCGACAAAGATGATGTATCAGAAGATATGAAGTCTCTGATAGATTATCTGGCAGGCAAAGACGCGGATAGTAATCTGACATCCAGGATTGATGCTAAAGTCAAAGAAGCCATAGAAAAGAGCCTTTGGAGGAAAGAGTATATGACTTACAAAGAACAATTGGATCAAGAGTTTAATCGTGGTTGGGAAGCTGGTAACGAGCATGGTATAGAGCAAGGTAAAGAGCAGGGTATTGAGACGGGACGAGTTATCGCTCGTTTTGAAGATGGTATGCCAATAGAGGAGATTGCCAAGAAGTGTGGCATTACAGTGGAGGCTGTAAAGAAGATTCTTGAAGAGTATAAGATGATCTGA